A single Mytilus trossulus isolate FHL-02 chromosome 12, PNRI_Mtr1.1.1.hap1, whole genome shotgun sequence DNA region contains:
- the LOC134693716 gene encoding uncharacterized protein LOC134693716: MHDNNSFSDENRLTEESQERKISFSRRKVILVIVAISVILTTAVVIICVETKSDDEIGQDQNYPQYNIMKDNKDIQFMVNEAKKNRFQRIWTILDEKPYLINVIPENESYSLLHIATLLNSTDAVYKLSNYSSCDVHVKSAPTVKRKYAGNKTPEQLAKNNVIKMYLKTFTEEHLKERFGNTLVFFTTQAKGEKYNTLGLPLMLLTMSSYKKTFFGNISLSPSDHFQNLLNYTFQSSKVRLKNVQNEVINSLYGFDANSAKMLRVNTTVLFYGKIVKLYTGNHVYMEMNKALKREALFDYKTYRPRSSALHFGPYALMLDSVLTFWKELTPYNEITYRGVPVNISSHYHVNMMFVYLDFISTTDDKHIAESFAGTHGSVLVIDNTHICAWQPRNIAQYSDFPHEREYLYPSGAEFLVTAMDGRHIFLKLANPLLKGK, encoded by the exons ATGCATGACAACAATTCTTTCAGCGATGAAAATCGTCTAACAGAGGAATCGCAAGAACGAAAG aTTTCCTTCTCAAGAAGAAAAGTCATACTCGTCATTGTTGCTATAAGTGTAATTCTCACAACTGCAGTTGTTATAATTTGTGTCGAAACAAAAAGCGATGATGAAATCGGACAAGACCAAAA ttACCCGCAATACAACATCATGAAAGACAACAAGGACATACAATTCATGGTAAATGAAGCTAAAAAGAACAGATTTCAACGAATATGGACGATTTTAGATGAGAAACCATATCTTATAAACGTTATACCGGAAAACGAATCTTACTCGTTGCTTCACATTGCGACACTGCTGAACAGCACCGACGCCGTCTATAAACTTTCAAACTATTCATCATGCGATGTTCATGTGAAGAGTGCACCAACTGTCAAAAGGAAATATGCAGGAAACAAAACACCAGAACAACTCGCTAAGAATaatgtcattaaaatgtatCTTAAGACTTTTACAGAAGAGCATCTGAAGGAACGTTTCGGTAACACTCTCGTTTTTTTCACAACTCAAGCAAAAGGTGAGAAATACAATACACTAGGACTTCCTTTGATGTTACTCACAATGAGTTCTTACAAGAAAACATTCTTTGGAAACATATCTTTATCTCCGTCTGATCATTTTCAAAACCTCCTTAATTACACATTTCAAAGTTCAAAGGTTCGTCTGAAAAATGTCCAGAATGAAGTCATTAATTCGCTATATGGATTCGACGCTAATTCGGCCAAAATGCTTCGAGTAAATACAACAGTTCTCTTCTATGGGAAGATAGTAAAACTATATACAGGAAATCATGTTTATATGGAAATGAATAAAGCACTGAAGCGTGAAGCTTTGTTTGATTATAAGACTTACAGGCCTCGAAGTAGTGCCCTTCATTTTGGACCGTATGCACTTATGCTTGACTCAGTTCTGACATTTTGGAAAGAACTAACACCATATAATGAAATAACATATAGGGGCGTTCCTGTAAATATTTCAAGTCATTACCATGTCAACATGATGTttgtgtatttagattttatttcaaCCACAGACGATAAGCACATTGCTGAGAGCTTTGCAGGGACACACGGTAGTGTGCTTGTGATAGACAATACGCACATTTGTGCGTGGCAACCACGTAATATCGCTCAATATTCCGATTTCCCACATGAGCGGGAATACTTGTATCCCTCTGGAGCGGAGTTTCTAGTAACCGCTATGGATGGACGACATATTTTTCTGAAACTGGCAAACCCTTTATTGAAAGGAAAATAA
- the LOC134692834 gene encoding uncharacterized protein LOC134692834 codes for MSFSKSKVIIVIIAISLHVIPTAAVVIISDETKNAGEVRQDHKQDQSFPQYNIMKDNRDIQYMVNEAKKNRFQRIWTILDEKPYLINVIPENESYSLLHLATLLNNTDAVYKLSNFTSCDVLVKSAPTLKRKNAGDKTPEQLAKNNVIKAYLKTFTEKRMQERFGNTPVFVTTQAKGEKYNTLGLPLMLLTMSSYKKTFFGNTSLSPSNHFQNLLNYTFQSSKVRLKNVENEVINSLYGFDANSAKILRVNTTRLFYGKIVKLYTGNHVYMEMNKALKREALFDYNTYRPRSSALHFGPYALMLDSVLTFWNELTPYNEITYRGVSVNISSHYDVNMMFVYLDFVSTTDDKHIAEIFAGTHGSVLVIDNTHFCAWQPRDIAKYSNYPHEREYLYPSGAEFLVTAMDGRHIFLKLVNPSILGK; via the exons ATGTCCTTTTCAAAAAGTAAAGTCATAATCGTCATTATTGCTATTAGTTTACATGTAATACCCACAGCTGCAGTTGTTATAATTAGTGACGAAACAAAAAACGCTGGTGAAGTCAGACAAGATCATAAACAAGACCAAAG TTTTCCGCAATACAACATAATGAAAGACAATCGGGACATACAATACATGGTAAATGAAGCTAAAAAGAACAGATTTCAACGAATATGGACGATTTTGGACGAGAAACCATACCTTATAAATGTTATACCGGAAAACGAATCCTACTCGCTGCTGCACCTTGCGACACTACTGAACAATACCGACGCtgtttataaactttcaaactTTACATCATGCGACGTTCTGGTGAAGAGTGCACCAACTCTCAAAAGGAAAAATGCAGGAGACAAAACACCAGAACAACTCGCTAAGAATAATGTCATTAAAGCCTATCTTAAGACTTTTACAGAAAAACGTATGCAGGAACGTTTCGGTAACACACCCGTTTTCGTTACAACTCAAGCAAAAGGCGAGAAGTACAATACACTTGGACTTCCATTGATGTTACTCACAATGAGTTCATACAAGAAAACATTCTTTGGAAATACATCTTTATCTCCATCGAATCATTTTCAAAACCTCCTTAATTACACATTTCAAAGTTCAAAAGTTCGTCTGAAAAATGTCGAGAATGAAGTCATTAATTCGCTTTATGGATTCGACGCTAATTCGGCCAAAATACTTCGAGTAAATACAACAAGGCTCTTTTATGGGAAGATAGTTAAACTATATACAGGAAACCATGTGTATATGGAAATGAACAAAGCACTGAAGCGTGAAGCTTTGTTTGATTATAACACTTACAGGCCTCGAAGTAGTGCACTTCATTTTGGACCGTATGCACTTATGCTTGACTCAGTTTTGACATTTTGGAATGAACTTACACCATATAATGAAATAACATATAGGGGCGTCTCTGTAAATATATCAAGTCATTATGATGTCAACATGATGTTTGTGTACCTAGATTTTGTTTCAACCACAGACGATAAGCACATTGCTGAGATCTTTGCAGGGACACACGGTAGTGTGCTTGTGATAGACAATACGCACTTTTGTGCTTGGCAACCACGTGATATTGCTAAATATTCCAACTACCCGCATGAGAGGGAATATTTGTACCCCTCTGGAGCTGAGTTTCTAGTAACCGCTATGGATGGACGCCATATTTTTCTCAAACTGGTAAACCCGTCCATTTTAGGAAAATAA